TAAAGGATGTCCCCGGTCCGCACACCCCGAAGGGGGAGGTGGCAGCGACCGCCAGGTCGCTGACGGAGGGGGAGGGCTGACGCGTCGCGAGACCTACGACGCAGCAGCACCTCTTCTGGCCATGAGCCAAGAGCCAATAACTATGAAGTCGTGCCGGACGAAGCCCGGCGCCTACATGCTCTCGGGAGCGCTCACCGCCAGCAGGTCGAGAGTGGCCCGGACGGCGCTCTTGGCCGCCTCTATGAGCCACAGGCGGGCCTGAGTGCGGGCCGGGTCGTCGGTGACCACCCGGCAGTCGGTGTAGAAGCGGTGGAACGCCGTCGCCAGTTCGTGGGCGTACGCGGTCACCCGGTGCGGGGCGCGCCGACGGGCCGCCTCGACGACCTCCTCGCCGAGGCGGTCGATCTGCTTCATCAGGTCCAACTCGGCGGGATCGACCAGGACCGTCAGGTCCACCTCAGCGAGAGGCGCCCGGGTCACACCGGCTTCGGCGGCGAAACGCTCCAGTGAGCAGATCCGGGCGTGGGCATACTGCGAGTAGTAGACCGGGTTGTCCATCGACTTCGCCTTCACCGCCTCCAGGTCGAAGGTCACCTGGGTGTCGGGGCTGAAGGCCGCCAGATGGAAGCGGGTGGCGTCGGTGCCGACCTCCTCCAACACCTCGCGGAAGGTGACAAACTCCCCGGCCCGGGTGGACATCTTCATCGGCTCGCCCGCCCGGCTCAGGTTGACCATCTGGTTGACCAGCACCTCGAGGCGATCCGGGTCGTAGCCGAGCGCCGCCACCGCCGCCTTCATCCGGGGGATGTACCCGTGGTGATCGGCACCCCAGATGTTGATCACCCGGTCGAAACCGCGCTCGAACTTGTCACGGTGGTAGGCGATGTCGGGCGCCAGGTAGGTGTAGCGGCCGTCGGAGGTGATGATCACCCGGTCCTGGTCGTCGCCGAAATCGGTGCTGCGGAACCAGGTGGCGCCGTCCTTCTCGTAGACGAAGCCCGTGTCGCGCAGTTCGGTGATCGAGGCATCCACCGACCCGGACTCGTGCAGGGAGGTCTCACTGAACCATCGATCGAAGGGAATCCGGGCGAGCTCGAGCGTCTCTTCGATGTCGCGCATGGCCCGGGCCAGGCCCCAAGTTCGGATCGTGGCGCGGCGTTCCCCGTCGGGTAGGTCAGCCCAGGCATCGCCCTGTTCGTCGCGCATCTCGGCAGCCCACTCGGTGATGTAGGCGCCGTGGTAGCCGTTCTCGGGGAACTCGACGTCGCGGCCCAGTGCCTGCAGGTAGCGGGCCTCCAGGCTCGCCCCGAAGTGCTCCATCTGCACCCCGGCGTCGTTGTAGTAGTACTCGCGTTCCACCGGATGCCCGGCGTACTCCAGGCAGCGCACCAGCACGTCGCCGATCACCCCGCCCCGACCGTGACCGAAGTGCAACGGCCCGTTCGGGTTCGACGAGACAAACTCCACCTGGATCCGCTCACCGGCGCCGGCATCACTGCGGGCGAACCCGGGACCGCCCTCGGCGGCAGCCCGGACCACCTCGTGGTACCAGGTCGGGGCGAGACGCAAGTTGATGAACCCGGGTCCGGCAACCTCCACCGACTCCAGGTGCGGTATCCCGTCGAGGGCAGCGGCGATCGCCTCGGCCACCTCGCGCGGCGGCTTCCCGGCCTGTCTGGCGGCGACGAGTGCCGCGTTGGCGGCCCAGTCACCGTTGGCCCGATCCCGCGGGCGCTCCACCATGAAGTCGACCGAGCCCACGTCGGGAAAGGCCTTCGCCAATGCAGTGGCGACTGCAGCGCTGATGGTTTCGGAGAAGCCGGACATCGTGGCGCCGGATGGTACCGGGGCATCTCGGGCACTCCGGTGCCGTTGATACACTCGCCGTCGTCCCCCGCCCTCGTAGCTCAGGGGATAGAGCACCGGCCTCCGGAGCCGGGTGCGCAGGTTCGAATCCTGCCGAGGGCGCCCAGTCCGACCGCCCACTCCGTTCGATTCCTATCCAGAATCGAACGTCCTCACGGTTCGCGACTCAGAAATAGCCTCGCGGCTCGCACCAGATGAGCAACAAGGCTCTAGCCTTGATATCGCCCACGCGGAGAAGGTTCGAATCCTGCCGAGGGCACTTCCGCCGAGCTTCGCTCGGCGGAGTCGCCCGTCACCGGTCACCCGTCACGCGTCAGAGATTTCGGAGAGAACTCGTGCCCTATCCACGATGGCTTGCTCGTGTGAACAAGCGGTTGTTCAATCCTGGGGTGGTGCGCCGGGGTGCCAAGCCGATCGTCCGGCATGTTGGAAGGCGGACGGGGACGTCGTACCTGACGCCGATGGACGCTCATCCGACCACCGACGGGTTCGTGCTAGTCGTGCGGTATGGACCGGACTCGGACTGGGTGCGCAACATCCTCGCTGCGGGTGGCGCCGCTCTCATCGTCGATGGGAGCGAGCATGCAGTGGGTGCGCCGCGGCTCGTCACCCAGCAGGAGGCAGCCGATCAACTGCGCCCGGGGGTCGATCCGGGCCGTGACTTCTTCAAGGCCGAGCACTACCTGCTGGTCGACCACCGGAGCTGAACGTCGAAATCCTGAGTCGACCCCGGCGGGCCAGAGCTGCGCTCACCGACGTTCGACGAGCGCAACGAACTGCACGACACCGTCCTCGTTCTGCGTCCAGTAGATCGCAAAGGTCCGATCCTTGGCTTCGATTGTGACTTTCCATGCCCAATCGAAGTCACCCATCACGCGTGCTTGTCGTGCCCACCCAGAACCCGGCTCCCCCACGACGCGAAGTAGGGCAGCATCGAGCAGGTCGATCACGCTGTCGTCTACGGCGTCGTACACCCGAGCGAATGTTGCGGAGACCTCGAAGTCGGCCATCGCGGCCACGATATCACAACCGGATACCCCTCCGGGGCAAATGGGTCTTTGCCCACTATAGGCTGTAGTGCTAGATTGACACCTATCAACATGCGTGTTGATCCAAGGAGCACTCACCCCATGACAACCGCCCCCAAAGTTCCCCGCCGTACTCGCGTCGTCGTCGATGTTGACGAGCGAGGACGAATCTCACTGGCCAGGTTCGGCTTCAAGTCGACGCAAGTCGTTGTAGATACAACGGAGACTGGTGGACTTATCCTCCACGCCGCTGTAGCACTCACACCCGATGAGGTCTCCCACTACACCGACCCAGACGCTGTGCGGTTGCTCAACGAGGGTCTCGATGACCTCCGCGAAGGGCGGACCCAGCAAGGCGTCTTGCGATCGCAAAAGCCAGCTAAGGCGTAGTCTCCAGGCGAGACAGCACCCCGGCCTTTCAGCAGCCAGCACCGTGACACGGCCGGCCGCGCTGCACCCCTCAGAACAGCACTGACCACAGGGTTCCGAAGCCCTGGTCGTGGCCGATCACCAGCAGGTCCATGGTGATGGCCACCGTCCAGTGCAGGAAGAACCCCCACAGGAAGGACCGCGACTTGAGCGCGATCCAGCCGAGGATGAATCCGGCGACGATGGCGGCGCAGGTCTCGGCGACCGGCTTGCCAAAGTGGATCATCGTGTACGGGATGACCATGACCGGGATGGCGTAATAGCCGAGTCGGGCGTGCAGGCCGAACAGCATGAAGCCGCGGAAGAACGCCTCGACACCGAGGAACTGGAGTCCATAGAAGAGCTGGAAGCCCCAGAAGTGCCATCCCCCGAGCCCGGCCAGGTCGTAGAAGGGGTATTTGGCCTGGAAGGCCGGCATCAGCGACGCCAGCCACAACAGGGGCACCATGCCTACCAGGAAAAGCGCGTAGAGCCGCAGGTGCCGCCACTGCCCCCGCACCCGGAACCCCCAGTCGCCGGGGCGCTGGCGCAGGACGAAGACGATGATCGCCACCGGGACCAGCACCCGCAACACCACGCTGCTCACCCCCCAGTACTGAAACGGCAGCAGCGGGAAGTACTCGGCGTATCCGGGGCCGAGGGCGTCGGCGATGCCGCGGTGCCACCGGGTGCCGCTGAACCACCCTGGCAATCCCCAGTACTCAAAGACGACGAGGATGACCGTCGCCGAGACGAACACGATCAGCGACTGCCGATCGATCCGTTCGTGTTGTGCTGGGATGTCGACCACTCGGCCTCCGGGAGGGAGCCCGGAACGCTACCGGCTCATTCCCCGCAGCCGATGCCGCCGCGCACCGACGGCACCTATCATCGACAGATCGCGAAACCCCGGGAGTACCCGTGCGACCCATCTGGAAGGGCGCCATCTCGTTCGGCCTGGTGACCATCCCCGTGGCGCTGTTCACCGCCACCGAGGACAAGCGCCCTAAGTTTCGTCAGCTGCGTTCGGGCGACCACGCCCGGATCCGCTACAAGCGGGTGGCCGAGTCCGACGGCGAAGAAGTCCCCTACGACGACATCGTCAAGGGGTATGAGTTCGAGAAGGACCGCTACGTCGTCTTCACCGACGACGAGCTCGAAGCCGCGCTCAAGGCCAAGGGGTCGGGCATGGTCGACGTCGTCCAGTTCGTCGACATCGAGGAGATCGACCCGATCTACTACCGGTCTTCGTACTACCTGGGCCCCGACAAGAGCGGCGTCAAGGCCTACCGAATCCTCCACGACGCCCTGGCCGCCAAGGGCATGGTCGGCCTTGCTCGAGTGGCGATCCGGGACCGCGAGTACCCGGCAACCCTGCGAGCCGACGACGGAGTGATCGTGATGGAGACGATGTACTGGCCCGACGAGATCCGCGAACCCGTCTTCGAGGAGCTCACCGAGGAGATCGAAGTGCGGCCCGAGGAGCTCAAGATGGCCGAGCTCATCATCGACAACCTCACCGCCACCTTCGACCCGACCGCCTGGATCGACGATTCGCGCAATGCGGTTGAGGAGTTGGCCAAGCGCAAGCTCGACGGCGAAGAGATCGTCACCGCCGCCGGCACCCCGCAAGCAGCCGAGGTGGTCGACATCATGGAGGCGCTCAAGGCGAGCGTCGAGGCGACGAAGGCGAAGCGCAAGGCCGGCTGAGGGGGTGCGCGAATAGGTCGCTGGCTTTATCAGGTTTCGGCTTGCCACAAGCCGAAACCTGATCCCGGGGCGAGCCTATTCGCGCACCCCCTGAGGCTCGGTCGACGGAACCGGCCAGCATCATCCACCGGGCGGCGCCGCCCGCAGAAACATCCCGTACCCTCTGACGATGCGGTGTGACTCGAGTCCGTTGGCGGCGCGTGGCCGTGCTGCGGCACTTCGCGACGGTGACGCCACTGCCCGGCAAGGGCAGGTGTCGTGACGCTCAGTCGGGGCGCGGCCCTCGCCAGGTTCGCCGCCGCACCCGTGGCGTCGCTCGCGACGACCCGCCCAACGGGCGAACCGCACATCGTCCCGGTGACGTTCATCGTCGGCGGCGACACCGCCTACACCATGGTCGACGCCAAGCCAAAGACCACCACGGCGCTGCAGCGCCTCGCCAACATCGCCGCCAACCGGGCCGTGTCCATGCTCGCCCACCACTACGAGGACGACTGGACCGGACTGTGGTGGGTCCGGGTGGATGGGGAGGCTGTGATCTCCGAGGACCCGGAGGTCATGGCCGCCCTCCGCCGACCGTTCGGCGAGAAGTACCCGCAGTATCGGGATCAGCCGCCCGGCGGGCCGGCCATCGTGATCGGGATCACCGACGTCACCTGGTGGGATTGGTCCCGCTGAGAGGATGGGCCCACCGGCCAAAGTCGAGCGTCGAGGCAACCAAGGCGACACGAAAGGCGGAGGACCCGGGAGACCCCCGGCACTACCCGCTCTCGCGCAGGATCTCGTCGGCGGTGTGACCCTGGGCGAAGGCGGCGGCGCCACCCGGTAGCACCAGGCACGACGAGGTCGCCATCGCCACCCGCTTGCCGGCTGAATCGGTGATGTCACAGGCCGACACCCGCAGGCGCTTGCCGGAGTGCCGCACCTCGGCGGTGGCGGTGAGGTCGCCGGTGCCGACCAGAGCCGGTCGGGTGTAGCGGATGTTCATGTCGATGGTGGCGAAGACGTCACCGACATCCTGCATCGAGTAGACGGCGCCGCCCATCATGAAGTCGGCAAGCCACGCCAGCATCCCGCCGTAGATCGCCGGGCCGCCGTTGGAGAACCACGGCGACGTGGGCAGCGTCCCGACCACCCTGCCCGGCTGCATGTCGACCGGGCGCCACCCGGTGAGCCGCGTGATCGGGAAGTACACCTCGCCGGCCACCCCCCTGCGCTGAAGTTCCACCGGGGCCAGGCTCACGATGTCGTCGAGGGAGAAGTAACAGCCCTCCGAGGGTGGCTCGCGCAGATACGGGTCGGGCGGATCGGTGGGTCCCGTGTCAGGCTCCGGAAGGTCGGCGGTGGGATCGACCGGGACGTCGCCGATCAAGCAGCGAGTCGATCCGAAGCCGAGCAGGCGCCCGTTCTGGTCGGCGATCTCGATGCTCGACAGCCCGACCGTGGTTCCCAGATGAATGGTTCGTGCTCGTCCCACGATGTTCGTCGTCGCCCGGGTGATCGGGCGCACGAACGACATGTTGAGCTCCGTGGTGGTCGCCACCTTCCCTGCAGGGAGCCCGGTCCAGATGGCGAGGGCGAGCGGGGCATCGGCGAACAGGGCGAAGATGCCGCCCCAGTAGATGCCGAACCCGTCCTCCAGCCAGCGGGTGATCGGCATCGAGAATGTGCAGGTCCCGGGTCCGGCTTCGGTGGGTCGGGATCCGAGGAGACGGTTGATGGGACCGCCGGGCAGTTCGCCGCGAATGTAGCGACGCACACTGTCCAGGCCGGCAGTCTGGAAGGGGCGCAGGTCGCCGATGGCGCCCCGCACAGGCTCGTCGGGAACCAGATGGACCACGGCGCCACGCTAGCCAGACGGAGTGCCGCCAGCGGAGGCGTCTCGCCCCACGGAAGCGACAGGCCGCGTACGCTTGGCCCATGACGTCACGGGTCGAGCCACCGGAGATCGCCCGCGAGGCAATGAAGCGCCACGATTGGGAGGACGCCTACCGCGAGCTGTCGCAGGCCGACGAGCGGGGTCTCCTCGATGCCGCTGGCTTGCGAGCGCTCGCCGAGACCGCCTGGTGGACCGGTCGACCCGAGACCGTCCTCGAAGCCGCCGAACGGGCCTACGGCGCCTACCTCACCCAGAGCGACCCGGGTGGTGCGGCCCTGGCCGCCTACGAGCTGGCGCTCCAGCACGCCATCCGGCTCGGCGGCCCGATGGCCATGGCGTGGATCGCCCGAGCCGACCAGCACGCCGCCGAGGCGCCCGACTCGGCCGCGGCCGGCTATGTGAAGATGCTTCACGGGATCATGGCTCTCGAAGGAGGCGCCACCTTCGAGTTGGCGATCGAGAACTTCGATGCCGCCCTCGAGGTGGCCGGCCGCACCGGGGACGACAACTTGCAGGCCCTCGCCTCCCACCAGAAGGGAAGGGCCCTCTGTGGCCGGGGTGACCAGGCCGGTGGCATGGCCCTCATGGACGAGGCGATGGTGTCGGTGGTCGGGGGCCAGCTGACCCCGTTCGCCTCGGGAATCATCTACTGCTCGATGATCTCGGCGTGCGCCGACATCGGTGACATTCGCAGGGCGGCCGAGTGGACCGAGGCCACCACCAGGTGGTGTGAGCGGTTTTCGATCAACGGTTTCCCGGGCGTGTGTCGGGTGCACCGAGCCGGGGTCCTGCGACTGCGCGGTGACCTATCCAACGCCGAGAGCGAGGCCCGCCGGGCGGCCGAGGAACTCCCACGGTTCAACTTTCTGTCCGGCGTCGGGGAGGCCTTTTACGAGATCGGCGAGATCCGGAGGCGTATCGGCGACTTCGCCGGGGCTGACGACGCCTACGCCACCGCTCACGAGCACGGAAAGGTTCCCCAGCCGGGGCTCGCCCGGTTGCGCCTCGCCCAGGGGAACCTCGACTCGGCCCGCTCCGGAGTGAACCGGGCCCTCGCCGAGATGAAGGACCGCCCCAGGCGTGTCGAGCTGCTGAGCGCTCAGGCATTGATCGCCCTTGCCGCCGGAGACCCGGACTCGGCCACGGCCGCCGCCGACGAGATCGACGAGCTGGTCTCGGTGATACCGGGGACAACACTCGAGTCGGTGGCTGCCTCCACCAGAGGGGCGGTCCTCCTCGGAGCGGACGACCCTGAGGGGGCGCTCCCTCATCTCGGGCGCGCCCTGCGGGGGTGGCTGGACGTCGACGCCCCGTACGAGGCCGCCGAGGTCCGGCTGCTGCTGGGACGTGCCTACCGCGCCTCTGGGGACGACGAGACGGCGACGCTGGAGCTTCGCACGGCTCGCACCACCTTCGAGCGACTCGGAGCTGCCTGGATGGCCGAACGCGCTGGCGAGCTGCTGGGGGGCATCACGGCGGCGTCGGGCGAGCGGGTCCATCGGGCTCTGATGTTCACCGACATCGTGAAGTCGACCGATCTGGTCGGGGCCATCGGCGACGAGGCGTGGGAGACCCTGCTCGCCTGGCACGACCAGACGCTCCAGTCCCTGTTCGCCTCCCACGGGGGCGAGGTCGCCCACCACACCGGCGACGGTTTCTTCGTGGCCTTCGACGACACTGCCGCCGCGGTGCGCAGTGCCATCGCGGTCCAGCGAGCGCTGGCCGAGCACCGGCGAGCCACCGGCTTCGCCCCCACGGTGCGGATCGGGATTCACACCGCCGAGGCGACGCAACGCGGCCGCGACTACAGCGGCGGGCAAGTGCATGTGGCCGCTCGGGTTGCCGACCAGGCCGAGGGAGGCGAGATCGTCGTAACCGAGGCCGCTCTCGCCGAGGCGGGGACCGAGGTCCAGGCGTCGAAGCACCGTGAGGTCGCGCTCAAGGGCGTGGCCGCCCCGGTGGCCGTGGTATCCATCGACTGGCGCTGAGCGGAACCAGCAGACGCTTTCAGGCGCTCGAGTCGTCGGCGGCGCGCCCCACCAGGAACCAGGTCTCCATCGACCCCTTGCCCCGCACCTCGATCTCGCCGCGGGACTCGAATCGGTAGCGACCGTCGAGGAGCCGGCGATAGCGCGAGGTCACTTGAATCCGACCGGGGACACCGTGTGACTCCATCCTGCTCGCCGTGTTGACCGCGTCGCCCCACACGTCGTAGGTGAACTTGTGCGTCCCAATGACCGCACCCACCGCCCGGCCGGTGTCGATCCCGATGCGAAACACCACCGATGACTCGCCAAGGGGCATCCCGGCGACCTCAACCAGCAGGTCCAGAGCGAGCTCGGCAATGGCCTCGGCGTGATCCTCCCGGGCGATCGGCGCCCCGGCCACCACCTCGTAAGCATCACCGATCGTCTTGATCTTCTCCAGCCCGTGCCGCGCCACCAGGGCGTCGATGGCGGCGAATATCTCACCGAGATCGGCGACGACGCGTTCGGGCGGCAGCGCAGCGGTGGTGGAGGTGAAGCCGACGATGTCGACGAACAGGATGCTCACTGCGGGGAGCTCGTCGGCGATCACCCGCTCGCCCGCCTTGAGCCGTTCGGCGATCTCGCCGGGGAGCACGTTGAGAAGCAGCGCGTCGGCCAGCTCGCGCTGCTCCTGGATGACGGCGCGCGCCCTGGTCCGCTCGCCGTCGAAGAACCGGAGCCCGGCGAAGTAGGTGAGGCCGACGGCGATGGCGTTGATCACGAAGAAGGTGCGAGCCATGGTCCCGGGAAGGGGTGCGACCTGCTCTGCCAGCCTCGAGTCGAGGAATCCGGACAAGACGGAAAGGCCGATGAAGCCGACCACCCAGCGACCGACCGGGGCACCGAACATGACGGCTAAGGCCGGAACCATGAGCCCCCAGGTGGAAACGGCTCCCGAGTGCTGGTATCCGCCAAGCACCCATTGCAGGAGGAACGGGAGCACCGTCATCGTCACCAGGACCACCGTTCGCGGGACCCGAATGCGAGCGGTCCGGTAGAGGAAGGCCAGGGCGACGATCGCTACCACGACGTAGGAGTAGGGGATGAGAGCGGCGAGGGGACGCCCGACCATCAGATAGACCGATCCCCACACCATCGCAGGCGGCACGATCAGCAACGACACCGCGGTCAGGGTCGCCTTCTCCAGGCGGACCGCGTCGTCGTCGCCCGGGGCCGCGCCGAACCCGGCGACCCATGTGGTGAGACGCGACATGGGGCCACCCTATTCGGTACGACGGTGCCCGAGCTTGGGAAGCATCAGGGTCTTTCGGCCCTGGAGAGGGGTCGTGTACCTCCGTACTTTGTGAAGTAATTCACTAATGGTTGGCCAGGAGCCAGCCGAGAGAGAGGTAGCACGAGCATGCAGCGTCGCAACATCTTCTGGACCGTGGGCGCACTGGTCCTCGGTCTCATCGTCGGCGTGGCCGGTGCCCGGCTGGGCTTCGGATCCGCGTCCGGCGGAAACCTTGCGAACATCGCCGCCGAACGCGGCCTCACAGGTGCAGAGGCCGAAGCGGCCCTGGCGACGTTCGTACCGCCCGGTGCCCACGACGAGTACCTGATCTTCGCCTCCGGAGGTCATAGCGGGCAGATGCACGTGATCGGCGTCCCGTCGATGCGCCTGCTCAAGACCATCCCCGTGTTCGCCCCTGACGCCTGGTCGGGCTACGGATACGGGGCCGACTGGAGCATGGAACTGCTCGCCGGGGGCTCGGATGCGAGTCAGAACGAACCGCTGACCTGGGGCGACACCCATCACCCGGCCCTGTCGGAGACCGGCGGCGACTACGACGGTCGCTTCCTGT
The window above is part of the Acidimicrobiia bacterium genome. Proteins encoded here:
- a CDS encoding TIGR03668 family PPOX class F420-dependent oxidoreductase → MTLSRGAALARFAAAPVASLATTRPTGEPHIVPVTFIVGGDTAYTMVDAKPKTTTALQRLANIAANRAVSMLAHHYEDDWTGLWWVRVDGEAVISEDPEVMAALRRPFGEKYPQYRDQPPGGPAIVIGITDVTWWDWSR
- a CDS encoding Ku protein, producing MRPIWKGAISFGLVTIPVALFTATEDKRPKFRQLRSGDHARIRYKRVAESDGEEVPYDDIVKGYEFEKDRYVVFTDDELEAALKAKGSGMVDVVQFVDIEEIDPIYYRSSYYLGPDKSGVKAYRILHDALAAKGMVGLARVAIRDREYPATLRADDGVIVMETMYWPDEIREPVFEELTEEIEVRPEELKMAELIIDNLTATFDPTAWIDDSRNAVEELAKRKLDGEEIVTAAGTPQAAEVVDIMEALKASVEATKAKRKAG
- a CDS encoding adenylate/guanylate cyclase domain-containing protein, with the translated sequence MSRLTTWVAGFGAAPGDDDAVRLEKATLTAVSLLIVPPAMVWGSVYLMVGRPLAALIPYSYVVVAIVALAFLYRTARIRVPRTVVLVTMTVLPFLLQWVLGGYQHSGAVSTWGLMVPALAVMFGAPVGRWVVGFIGLSVLSGFLDSRLAEQVAPLPGTMARTFFVINAIAVGLTYFAGLRFFDGERTRARAVIQEQRELADALLLNVLPGEIAERLKAGERVIADELPAVSILFVDIVGFTSTTAALPPERVVADLGEIFAAIDALVARHGLEKIKTIGDAYEVVAGAPIAREDHAEAIAELALDLLVEVAGMPLGESSVVFRIGIDTGRAVGAVIGTHKFTYDVWGDAVNTASRMESHGVPGRIQVTSRYRRLLDGRYRFESRGEIEVRGKGSMETWFLVGRAADDSSA
- the argS gene encoding arginine--tRNA ligase; protein product: MSGFSETISAAVATALAKAFPDVGSVDFMVERPRDRANGDWAANAALVAARQAGKPPREVAEAIAAALDGIPHLESVEVAGPGFINLRLAPTWYHEVVRAAAEGGPGFARSDAGAGERIQVEFVSSNPNGPLHFGHGRGGVIGDVLVRCLEYAGHPVEREYYYNDAGVQMEHFGASLEARYLQALGRDVEFPENGYHGAYITEWAAEMRDEQGDAWADLPDGERRATIRTWGLARAMRDIEETLELARIPFDRWFSETSLHESGSVDASITELRDTGFVYEKDGATWFRSTDFGDDQDRVIITSDGRYTYLAPDIAYHRDKFERGFDRVINIWGADHHGYIPRMKAAVAALGYDPDRLEVLVNQMVNLSRAGEPMKMSTRAGEFVTFREVLEEVGTDATRFHLAAFSPDTQVTFDLEAVKAKSMDNPVYYSQYAHARICSLERFAAEAGVTRAPLAEVDLTVLVDPAELDLMKQIDRLGEEVVEAARRRAPHRVTAYAHELATAFHRFYTDCRVVTDDPARTQARLWLIEAAKSAVRATLDLLAVSAPESM
- a CDS encoding adenylate/guanylate cyclase domain-containing protein, with translation MTSRVEPPEIAREAMKRHDWEDAYRELSQADERGLLDAAGLRALAETAWWTGRPETVLEAAERAYGAYLTQSDPGGAALAAYELALQHAIRLGGPMAMAWIARADQHAAEAPDSAAAGYVKMLHGIMALEGGATFELAIENFDAALEVAGRTGDDNLQALASHQKGRALCGRGDQAGGMALMDEAMVSVVGGQLTPFASGIIYCSMISACADIGDIRRAAEWTEATTRWCERFSINGFPGVCRVHRAGVLRLRGDLSNAESEARRAAEELPRFNFLSGVGEAFYEIGEIRRRIGDFAGADDAYATAHEHGKVPQPGLARLRLAQGNLDSARSGVNRALAEMKDRPRRVELLSAQALIALAAGDPDSATAAADEIDELVSVIPGTTLESVAASTRGAVLLGADDPEGALPHLGRALRGWLDVDAPYEAAEVRLLLGRAYRASGDDETATLELRTARTTFERLGAAWMAERAGELLGGITAASGERVHRALMFTDIVKSTDLVGAIGDEAWETLLAWHDQTLQSLFASHGGEVAHHTGDGFFVAFDDTAAAVRSAIAVQRALAEHRRATGFAPTVRIGIHTAEATQRGRDYSGGQVHVAARVADQAEGGEIVVTEAALAEAGTEVQASKHREVALKGVAAPVAVVSIDWR
- a CDS encoding CPBP family intramembrane glutamic endopeptidase, coding for MVDIPAQHERIDRQSLIVFVSATVILVVFEYWGLPGWFSGTRWHRGIADALGPGYAEYFPLLPFQYWGVSSVVLRVLVPVAIIVFVLRQRPGDWGFRVRGQWRHLRLYALFLVGMVPLLWLASLMPAFQAKYPFYDLAGLGGWHFWGFQLFYGLQFLGVEAFFRGFMLFGLHARLGYYAIPVMVIPYTMIHFGKPVAETCAAIVAGFILGWIALKSRSFLWGFFLHWTVAITMDLLVIGHDQGFGTLWSVLF
- a CDS encoding nitroreductase family deazaflavin-dependent oxidoreductase produces the protein MNKRLFNPGVVRRGAKPIVRHVGRRTGTSYLTPMDAHPTTDGFVLVVRYGPDSDWVRNILAAGGAALIVDGSEHAVGAPRLVTQQEAADQLRPGVDPGRDFFKAEHYLLVDHRS
- a CDS encoding PaaI family thioesterase yields the protein MVHLVPDEPVRGAIGDLRPFQTAGLDSVRRYIRGELPGGPINRLLGSRPTEAGPGTCTFSMPITRWLEDGFGIYWGGIFALFADAPLALAIWTGLPAGKVATTTELNMSFVRPITRATTNIVGRARTIHLGTTVGLSSIEIADQNGRLLGFGSTRCLIGDVPVDPTADLPEPDTGPTDPPDPYLREPPSEGCYFSLDDIVSLAPVELQRRGVAGEVYFPITRLTGWRPVDMQPGRVVGTLPTSPWFSNGGPAIYGGMLAWLADFMMGGAVYSMQDVGDVFATIDMNIRYTRPALVGTGDLTATAEVRHSGKRLRVSACDITDSAGKRVAMATSSCLVLPGGAAAFAQGHTADEILRESG